The Klebsiella sp. RHBSTW-00484 genome includes a window with the following:
- a CDS encoding PTS fructose-like transporter subunit IIB, whose product MDFNIVAVTACVSGVAHTYMAAERLEKVGHHEKWNIKIETQGALGVENKITADDIAHVDVVLLVTDIEIDDAKRFSGIRTIKTSIKTFLLQPQQIVEAVKCIMKKPVVYIEIP is encoded by the coding sequence ATGGATTTCAATATCGTTGCCGTAACGGCCTGCGTAAGCGGTGTCGCTCACACTTATATGGCAGCCGAGCGCCTGGAAAAGGTCGGCCACCATGAGAAATGGAATATCAAAATTGAAACGCAAGGAGCGTTGGGGGTTGAGAACAAAATCACGGCGGACGATATTGCCCATGTCGATGTCGTTCTGCTGGTGACGGATATTGAGATTGACGATGCCAAACGCTTTAGCGGCATCCGTACCATTAAGACCAGCATCAAAACTTTCTTGTTGCAGCCGCAGCAGATTGTCGAGGCGGTGAAATGCATCATGAAAAAGCCGGTTGTTTATATTGAGATCCCTTGA